TTACCGGGTTACAGTTTTAATACGGTATTACCGGACTGGAGCATCGGCCTGGAAATGCAGTTCTACCTGCTGTTCCCGTTTATTATGCTGCTGACGCTGCGTCTCGGTTATATCCCGACGCTGCTGGTCCTGATGGCGGTGTGCGCCGCAGGACGTTTTGCCCTCGCCAGCTACTATGAAGCCTTTGCCATGCCGTCGATGATTCTGATTAAACTGCATATGTTTATGGCGGGTATGCTGCTGGCCGAAGCGGTGCGGAAAAAACATCCCGGTTATCTGCTGGCGGCATTAATTGCGCCGGTGCTGAGTGCGGTGATTAGCAGTGATTTAAGCAAGCTGGCTATTGTGATGGAAGCAGTGATGATTATCGGTATGGCCGCCATTTTATGGCAATACCGGCCGGGCGCGATGATGCAGAAAGCCATCGCGCTGCCGCGCGCCATTCTGACCAACCGCTTCAGCACCTGGCTGGGTGATGTCTCTTACTCGGTCTATCTGTTGCATCTGTTGATTGTGGTGCCTGCTATCGCCCTGCTGCTGCGTGACTACCATATGGATGGCGTCAGCGCGCCGCTGCGTTTCGGCATTGTCTGCGCCATCTGTATTCCGCTGACTTACGCCATTGCCACCCTGCTGTATCGCTTTGTTGAGAAGCCAGGCATTCTGCTGGGTAAACGCGTGCTGGCGCCGCGTCCGGCCGCCTCCGATATCGCCAGCTAACGCTGGCGGAATACGCGATAAGATCCGCAGCCCTCAGGGTTGCGGATTTTTTTTGGCGTTATTTTGCGCATCAAACAGTCTTACCCGTGAGGAAGCCATCACCATTCGTCGATGTTGTCCTGCGGCCGTTTCGGCAATGCGTGCCTGGCGGTTAATTTCCGGTTCCGGCGCCGCCTGGAAACCTCCGCGGCCAAAAAACTGCAGACGAAGGTCGCGTATCTGTTGCGGGCTGGGGGTTTCGGGCGCTGGAGCAGATGAAGGTCGTGCCGGGGGGCGGGTGCTGATACGCAGGATCGCCTCGGTTATCTGCGGCTCAGGGGCGGGTTCGTGGCTTAGCAGTTCACTCATCGTCCTGATATTGGTTCCACTGTGTGGCAGATGATTGAAGGGCTGAGCAGGAACGGGGGCAGTCCACTGCCTGCCCTGCGGTGGTCGTTGTGGCAGCGAGCCGGGCGGCAGTAGTTGCGTCACCGTTCCCCCGCCGCCGCGGTTAATCATCACACCGCTGCTTACCGCAACGGCCCCCGCCTCGCTGACGGGTGCGGGCGCAATGCTGACACATTGCGCCGCCTGCTGCTCAGCCGCTGGTTGTTCAGCAACCGCGTTACTGCCAGTGGCATCACTCGCGCCCTCACTGATGCCGTGATCATCGGTCAGCCACACCAGATGCTGGCGACGCCCTGCCCGCGGCTCATTACGCCCCGCCAGCCACTGTTGAACTTCAAAGCTTAAGTTCTCCAGTTGACTCTGGACTTGCGCCATCAACTCCTGCGCCCTGGCATCACGCATCGCCCGCTCTCTGTTTTTTTCTTGCTCCGTTTCTTTATCACGCTGCAGGCACTGCTGCGCAAATTCAGCGGAAAATGGCGTGCGGGAGATCATCTCAATAGCGCCGTCAAACGCCAGGTTCAACATATCCGCAAAGGAGTCAGCACTTGACGCTGGCGGAAATGACGGAGCACGGTTTTCCGCCATTGTCCGTTGCTCAGCTGCGGCATACTTACGTATCCGGGCGTAATAACGTGCGGGCGCGCCATCTCCGCCCTTACTGCTCTTTGAATGGATTTTACCTTTGGTTTTAAGCGTAAGGCTTATCCCCTTTTCGCTCTGTGCCTCAATCTTATTAATTTCGCGCTGGCAGGGAGCCGAGTTCTTTTTATCTCGCGGGTTCTGCCTGTAACTGCGCCTCAGACCTGACGAACATTGTCGCATCTGATGAAAAACATTGGGCAGCGTATTAAAATGCTCCATGCGCAGATCAATCCCCTGACTGCTGCTTATCTGTTGCAGTTGCGCTTCAATTTTTTTTATCCATCCGGCGATGGCGTTTAAGTCAGCCCTTTCAGCGCCACTTATTTTGCGCGCAGCCAGTTCCTTTACCGATGTTTTAATCATGTACAGCGGCCCCTTCCTTCCCCGATGAGTAAACCGGTTATCCGCCGTCATTTCCTCCAGGTACTTATCTAAATAACGGTGAATTTTCTCAGCATGTTTGTGAATCTGGCTGGTATTATTCGGGCCAGCCAGCCAGCTGGTCGCTGACATTGCTGCAGCTGGCACAACGGCTTCCGTCGCGGGCTGAGCGGGGATGTTGAGCGATATCGCTCTTAGAAATTGCTGATTGATCATCGGTGGGTTAGTTAACGGATAACCGGTAAGCTGCTGCACTCCGGCAATCAGCGCAAGATTATCCCCCGACGGCCACTGACTACTGCCCAGATCGCGCGGTCCCTCGGCTGTCTGCAGATACAGCTGAAGCGTATTGCCGCGAACCACCAGCACCCGTTCGTTATTCTCCAGCTGCGGCGGTTGCGCGCTGATATCATTGCCCTGCGGATCAAAGAAATATTGCATCTCCCCGTCTTCATTTTCCCCGACGACAAACCAGCGATGCTGCGTTGCCAGCCCCGCCAGCATATCCGCCAGTTGCAGACGCTGAATCTGTTCTTCATTAATGATATGTCTGAACTCTCTGACATAATTCAGGGTGCTGAAGACATCCATCACTGCCTGCGGCGGCGTGGGGTCGACGCTAAGCGGCACGAGGCTGCGAATATCGAACGCCAGTTGATAGCTGAAGGGGATCAGACCGCCCTGGATCATCATCTTCAGGGTATTAATCACCTCCGGGTAACTGTCGCTGTAAGGGGCAATGTCGCGCAGCTGATTGGCCAGCGCTTGCAGAAACGCCCGCCCGCAGGGAGAGGAGATAAAATCATCCTGATAGCTGTGCCGGACCGGCCAGCGCAGCAGGCTCAAACAGTCCGCGACCAGTTGCTGCCATGCCAGTAGTTTGCCCCCACACCAAAAGTGACTGACGACGGCATCGCACAGTGACCAGCCCTGATAGCGGCAACCTGGCAGGATAATGTTCAGAATCTGCCCTGGCGTCATCAGCTTTTCCGCTAACATTTTTCTCAGGGTGGTGAGAAACAGGGTGGTGCTGATCTGCGGCAGCGCTGACTGCTGGCCCGTCAGATAACCGAGACGCGTGGCAATTCTCGCTGCTGTTCGCGCCAGAAAACGACCAACAGCCAGCATATCAGCGCCTTCAGCCTGCCGGGTGTCAGCCAGAGTGGTCGCGGCCTGCGCCAGATCCTCCAGCGCGCAGTGCAGCTGGTAAGGCGTGAGCGTCTCGGGATGCGCCAGCGCGGTATAGCCGGGTTCCGACGTCATGCTGGTATCCGATAACGTATCAAAACTATCTGACGAGACATTGGGCCGAATAAACCGGTGTCCCTGGCGGTCTAACTGCCTGGAGAGCTGCTCATCGTAACTGATCACCAGCGTGACCAGCGAGTCGGCATTTTGCAGAATAACCTGTAATAACAGCTCTTTATCGGCATGAATACCCGCCAGTAAACCCGCAGGGCTGGTTGGATTCAGGCCGCTGACCAGCGCAAGCTGACTCCAGACACGATTGGTATAAATCTCCAGGCGCAGCGTGTTTAACCACTCCGCCGATACCGGATAATATTGCTGTGCGTAGCGCAGAAATTGCTGCCATCGATCATCGTCCAGCGCCGCGCCTCTTATACGCTCCAGCATTTCCAGAAACTGCGTCCTGCGCATCCCCGCTGGCGACCCGGTGTTCATCATCAGGTCATCACAAATTTTCGCCAGTATCAGTTCGGTAAACCCCTGCAGTGATCCGCTCTCTTCCTCCTCTGCTACCATCGCGGCGATGCCTGCGGTTGTGCGCCGCAGCTCCTCAGGCGTGCCATAGCTAAAATCATACCAGTAGTCATTAGTCGACTCCCTGTCGTCCGGCAACATATGACTGATTTCATGGGGCACCACCTGCAATATCTCCAGAAATACGGCCTCATGATTAATCGTGGTAAACACGATACGGTTTTGGCTGTCACAGGGAAACGCCTGCGCGCTAACCCCCCGGCGCTGGCTATTTGGCCGCGAGAGCAAAAACTGGCTGGCGTCCTGCTGCAGATAGCGCTGGGTAAGGCGATGATAACTGACGAGACGCGTACGGGCCTTTTCCAGCATCGCAGGTGTGACCTGATTCGGGCGGATCCCCAGTCGTCGCGCAAGGATCCCCGCCAGACGTGAGGTATTTTGCGCGCTATGGTTCAGGGTGTAGAGCAAACTGTTATCAAACAGCACCAGCGCTTCACGGATTTGCGGCAGCTGACGATAAACATCCTCACCGCGCGCGATAATCGAAAAACCGATGGTGGAGAGATAATGCTCAAAATCGTCGTTATTGCCGCGATAAGGTGGCGTGGCAACCGGCGCTGCTGGCGCCCAGTGGTAAAAGTGTCGTTCGATAAAATCACGACAATGTTGATTATGTTCCAGGGTATACAGCAGCTGCTGCCGAAAGCCGCCCACTTCATGGCTTCCTAACTGACCAGGCAGCAGATCAAAATTTGCCGCATAGAGCGCGGCTAAAAAGTGGTCGCCATACTCACCGGTCGTGACCTCCTCAAAACGTTGCCCCACCAGCGGCTGATAAAATAACTGACCGCGCTGATTTTGCTGCTGACGCATTACAATCAGCATATTGGCTTGCTCCCGCATCGCCGGTAAAAACAGCACGCAGCGACTCTCCTCGTCTTCAATGCGCAGCGCAACCTGTTCCCAGCCGGGGAGATTCAGCGCAATAAAAGGCGTCAGCTCCATTACCTCCGTGTTCCATAATCCGTTATGACCTAAATCATTGATTATTGCCCCATAGCGTTCCGCGCTTAACGTTGACAAATAGTTTCCCGACGGGGCCGCAGGGGGGGGTGAAGAGACCACAACAGGTGGACTGACGGAGGAACTGTTTCTGCTAACAGAGCCATGACTGGCAGAAGCAACGGGATACATAATCACTCCTGATAACGGGATATATATCAGCAAGCTGTTTCGAAAATACCCAGTTGCTGTTTGCGCACGCAGGCAGCAACGGGTTAATAACGCAGAATGACGCTATTCGCTTCCAAAAATCACCTGGCGGTGATCAACAGACGAAAAAAAACGCCCGATAAAATCGGGCGTTTAAGGTTACAGCCTGTCAGTTATTTCTGGTCAGGCAGTGCATAAGCCACAATATAGTCGCCCAGCTTAGTGCCAAATGAACCATGACCACCGGCAGCAATCAGAACATATTGCTTACCGTTCACTTCATAGGTCATTGGCGTCGCCTGTCCACCTGCCGGCAGACGTGCTTCCCACAGTTGTTTACCGTCAGAGACGTTAAAGGCGCGCAGATAGTTATCCGCTGTTGCGCCGATAAAGAACACGTTGCCTGCGGTGGTCATTGGCGCACCCAGCATCGGCATGCCCATCTTAAATGGTAATGGCACCGGAGAGCTGTCACGTACGGTACCGATGCGTTTTTTCCACACGATATCGTTGGTTTTCAGATCTACCGCGGAGATATAGCCCCATGACGGTTGCTTACATGGGAAGCCAAGCGGCGACAGGAACGGATTCAGCGTCACGCCGTAAGGCACGCCGTACTGCGGCTGAACGCCGGATTCAGTACCGGTGCCGCCTTTATCGTTCTCATCAGGCTCCATAGGATTGCCCGGACCACGTGGGATCAGTTTTGATACAAACGGCAGCGCCATCGGGTTAGCGATTGCCAGCTGACGGTTGGTATCTACAGAGATGCCACCCCATTCGAACATACCGAGGTTACCCGGGAATACCAGCGTCCCCTGCTCTGAAGGCGGTGTAAACGGACCTTCATAACGCAGGCTGTGGAACATCACACGACAGATCAGCTGATCGTAGATGGTCGCGCCCCACATATCTTTACCCTGCAGATGCGCTTTCGGACGGAAAGAGAGCTCAGAGTAAGGCTGGGTTGGTGACAGGCGGTCGCCTTTAGCGGGTCCCTGCGGCACCTGCATTTCCGGCGCTGGCGTGACAGGTTTACCGTCGCGACGATCGAGCACAAAGATATCGCCGGTTTTGGTCGGCACATAGACGACCGGAACCTTGTTACCGTTTTTATCATCGATATCCGCCAGCGTCGGCTGAGCCGGAACATCCATATCCCACAGATCGTGGTGAACGGTCTGGTAGAACCATGCCAGTTTGCCGGTAGTAGCGTTCAGCGCCAGCAGACCGGTAGCATAACGCTCCATCTCCGGCGTACGGTTGCCGCCCCAGATATCAGGGGTCGCGACACCAATTGGCAGGTAGACGATATCCAGCTTCGCGTCATACGCAGCTGGCGCCCACGAGTTTGGTGAGTTCGGCGTATAGTGCTCATCCACTCCCGGCACTTTATTCGGATCTTTCGCGCCGGTATCGAAGGCCCACAGCAGTTTGCCACTGTTAACATCAAAGCCACGGATCACGCCTGACGGCTCACGCGTTGAGTAGTTATCCGTTACCGCACCGGCAATCACAATCACCTTGTCGGTGATTACTGGCGGTGACGTCGGCTCATAAGCGCCTGCGCGGGCATTTGGCATATTGGCTTGCAGATTCACATCGCCGTTATCACCAAACTCTGCACAGCGTGCACCGGTTTCCGCATCCAGCGCATACAAATGGCCATCATTGACCGGCAGGATAATGCGACGCGCGCAAAGTGCCGGTTGCGTGCCTGCGGCTTGCGCCTCAGCGACAGCCGGCGTTTCATGATAAGAAACGCCACGGCAGGTCACATGCTGGAAGGTTGGATTGGTTTTCAGCTGCGGATCAAAGCGCCATTTCTCTTTACCACTGGCAGCATCCAGCGCAATCAGCTTCTGGTGCGGGGTACAGAGATAGAGGGAATCGCGGATTTTAATCGGCGTCACTTCGTCGGTGATTTCACCCGGATCGTTAGCGGTTTTCAGATCGCCAGTGCGGAAGGTCCATGCCTCTTTCAGCTCACCGACATTTTTATCGTTAATCTGGTTCAGTGGCGAATAACGCGTCCCTTCCTGGGTGCGACCATAGGCTGGCCAGTCACCGTCAGGAATACCCTGTGCATTCTTCTCAATCGCCGCGGTCTGATCTGACGTCAGAGTGCCATTGATCTCTTGCGGATCGTTGAACACGGAGTAAGCCAGAACAATTACCGTAAACAGCAGCGATGCCGCCAGCGCGCCACGCGCCAGCTTGCCGCCAGACGGCAGACCGCGCCAGATCAGCGGTAATACAATCCACAAGCCGAAGAAGAAGGTAACGTCCAGACGCGGCGTCAGCGCCCAGAAATCAGAACCGACTTCCCACAATGACCAGACGGTGGTGCAGAGCAGGAAAATCGCGTAGAGCAGCAGCGCGACGGTACGACGGCGGAACAGCAACCAGGCAGTGATTAGCATCACCAGACCAGCCACGATGTAATACAGTGAGCCGCCCAGTTTCGCCAGCCAGATACCACCGACTAACAAGTACACACCACTCAGGGCTGCAAACAGCACCGTGAGTATCAGCAGAACTCGTGATAACGAAGTTCCATTTTTCATATTTTTACCTTACCAAAATTTAACATCGTCGATTTAGAGATTAAGCTAAATCTTCAAAAACGCCCGGTTTGTGTCTGATTATCCATCCGGGCGTTTCGCACCGATCACAAAACGCGATCGGCTTGCTGGATTCTGTTAGCGGCGTATCAGCCGCTTTTACCCTAAATAATTCAACTCGCATCAAGGCGGCAAGCGAACGAATCCCGATGAGCGTAGTTAACTACGTGATTCGGGTGAGTGAACGCAGCCAACAAAGATGCGGCTTGAAGTATGACGGGTAAATTATTCAAAGCTGTAAGTCAGCGTCGCGCCGCCGCCCCAGTTGCGTCCCGGCGCCGGTTCAAAGTAACGGCCATTGCCTTCATTGACGATTACTGAACCGACATACTGGCGGTCAAACAGGTTATCTACCCGGCCAAACAGATCGAGCGACCAGCTGCTCCAGTTAAAACGATAGCCGCTGTTCAGGCTGGCAACGGTATAAGACGGCGCCTGCGCGCTGTTTTCATCGTTAACCTGAATATCGCTCATATAACGGATATCCGCACCGGCGTGCCAGCCCGCTTCCGGCGCCCACTCCAGCGAAGCGTAGCCCATATTGCGCGCAATACCTGGCAGACGGTTGCCGGACGGGGTACAGCTGACGCCACAGGTTTCATTACGGAAAGTGGCATCCAGCAGCGTCCACGCCATCTTCATGCGCCAGTCCATGCCAAACTGTTGATCGACGCCCAGCTCAATGCCGCGACGACGGGTTTTACCGGCATTGGTATAGCTGGCGCGCCCACCGCTGCTCTCCGCGACAATCAGTTCATTGTCGGTATTGGTCTGAAACAATGCTGCGGTGATCAGGCCATTGCCGACACGGTTTTTGCTGCCCAGCTCAAAAGTATCGCTGGTGGCAGGCTGCAATCCGGTATTCAGGCCGGTCTGACCATCGGAACGGTAAGAAAGCTCATTAATGGTTGGCGTTTCGAAACCGCGTCCTGCCGAGAAGTAGAGATTCCAGGCGGGTGTCGCCGCATAGTTAATCGACCCCATTGGCAGCAGTTTGTGATAGCGAGCGCTGCCGCTGTCGTCGCCATTGCCATTGGTGATGTAATAATCTTTGGAGTCGAAATTCACTGTGCTGTAACGCACACCGGCATCCAGCGTCCACTGTGAAGTCAGATTCCAGCTGGTTTGCAGATAGGGATCGAGATTCCACATCTGGTTCTTTTCGTTACGACGCTGCGCGCCCTTCTCACCATACTCCACCACGCCGTTGTTCAGATTATAGTTCTCGAAACCCTGACGACGTTCAGTCATGGTTTCGTAATCAATGCCGCCGGTCAGGCTGAACGGCACTGAACCGATACTGTCCTGATGCTTCCAGCGCGTATCGATCCCCTGATATTTTCTTTCCAGCACAATCACCCCGCCCGCATGGCCTGGGTTTAACTGAGGCGACATCGGGATCGACTGATACTGAGTGGTATGACGCTCGCCGTGCCACGCCATCATCGTCAGCTCGTCGTTTTCGCTTATCTGACGCTGATAGCGCAGACCAACCTGCGTTTGATCGAGGGATTTACGGGTATTGTACTGATCGCCGCGCGGCGACTGACGCGGGTTATCTTTCCATTCGGACTCTGACAATCCACCGGGATCGTTAGCGTCAACCGAGACGCTGTTAAACAGCAGCGTCAGGGTGCTGACATCATCAAGGCGCACGCCAAACTTACCGTTGCCGAGGCTCTTCTGCGTGCCGCTATGGTCGCGATAGCCATGGGTGGTAAAGCGCGAGCCGGAAATCGCATAATTAACGTCGCCAGCATGGCTGCCGTCGCCGGTGGCACCGGTAGCTTTAACACTGTTGCGAACACTGCCGTAGCTGCCGTAATACGTACCGGCCTGCAAGGTGGTTGGCTGGGTGCCGGTTTCAGTATCGATATTCACCACGCCGCCGGAAGCGTTGCCGTACAGTGCAGAGTAAGGTCCGCGCAGCACTTCGACCTTGTCGACAGAGTTAATATCGATATTGGAGGTCTGCCCCTGGCCATCCGGCATGGTGGCCGGAATACCATCAACATAGATACGCACCCCACGCACGCCATACATCGAACGGCTACCGAAGCCGCGTACTGACAGTTGCAAATCCTGCGCATAGTTCTGGCGGTTCTGAATTTGCAGGCCTGGCACGCTGCCAAGGCTTTCCGACAGGTTGACCTGCGCGGTGCTGTTACGCAGATCCTGGCCGTCAATCACGCTGACAGCGGCCGGAGTGTCCAGCTCGGATAAGCCAGTGCGCTGTTTAATAACGATCAGAGAAGAGCCCTGCGAACCGGCGGGTTCGCTGGCGGAGGTGGCAGAAGACTGCGCATAGCTGACAGAAAAGGGTTGTAACAGAAACAGCGGAGTCAGAATAAAAGCAGAGGTTTTATTGTTCACTGGAATGATTCATTTTTAGAGTTAACACTTCAACAATTCTTCTCAGGACAAAAACCCGGAGAGAAGTCACCCGCTCTTCATCAACACAGCACTGAGCAGCCACGGCGTATCGCCGCTGCCAAAAGTATAAAGGCAGTTGCTTAATTTGCCTGGTTTTCAACCCACTGGCATCTGCTCCGGGTCACCGACCGCGGTGCGACAAGGGCCTTCAATGCAAACGAAAATGAGATGTTGCAGAAAAACGTGATCATTGTAACAGTTATTGATTTGCTTGCGAACTGTTTAGCGGGGGAAAGGCTGAATTGATTCAGCGGGGAAGTTTAAGGAAATGTTACAATCAGCGAATAAGAAATTAACCCTTTTATTCGTGCGAAAAAATGCATTATTAGTAATTGTGCTTACAACAAACAGCTGACTTGCGCAACCTGTAGTAATCTATATGTCTATACACAACATCATGTTACCCTATCTTGATAGAGTATCTACGTTTTCGCACAGTGTGAATTTTTACTTCATAATTTGGAGCCCAGCATGTCTAAAATACTTATCGCAGGAGCCGGTGGCGCGCCTTCTGAAGGTGTCATCAACTCTCTCTTAATGGGTCGTAAAGATGAAACTGTTATCGGCATGGGTTCAGAACCTACCGATCTCGCGTTATCAAAAGCGAGCAAGAAATTTTATATTCCCTATGCAAACACTCCTGAGTATAAAGATAAGCTAATTCAAATCCTTAATGCAGAAAAGCCAGATTTATTGCACTTTCAGAATGATCTGGAGATTTACCATGCCTCTCTTATTCGTGAAGATATTCTCGCAACAGGCACAAAACTGTATATGCCTGATCATGACGTCATTGACACCTGCGTACATAAACATAAATCGTATACAGCGTTTAAGGATGCTGGCATCCCGGTTCCTCGTAATATTATGATTAATGACGAGAATGATCTGCGCGAAGCGTTTAGCACGTTAGGCCACGGCGATGGGAAAATTTGGCTTCGTGCATCCTCAATCGGCGGCGGTGGTAAGGGTTCTATCCCGACAGCAGACTTCTCTCTCGCTAAGGCATGGATTGATCACTATAAGGGTTGGGGTGATTTTGTAGCGGCCGAAATGTTAGAGTCGCAAACTATCACCTGGCTCTCAATCTGGCATGAAGGTAATCTCGTCGTAGCGCAGTCACGCGAACGTAGCAGCTGGACTCATGGCAACAGAAGTATCTCTGGCGTTACCGGCGTAACAAAAGTCGGTGTGACATGCACTAACGATCTGG
This is a stretch of genomic DNA from Winslowiella toletana. It encodes these proteins:
- a CDS encoding glucose/quinate/shikimate family membrane-bound PQQ-dependent dehydrogenase is translated as MKNGTSLSRVLLILTVLFAALSGVYLLVGGIWLAKLGGSLYYIVAGLVMLITAWLLFRRRTVALLLYAIFLLCTTVWSLWEVGSDFWALTPRLDVTFFFGLWIVLPLIWRGLPSGGKLARGALAASLLFTVIVLAYSVFNDPQEINGTLTSDQTAAIEKNAQGIPDGDWPAYGRTQEGTRYSPLNQINDKNVGELKEAWTFRTGDLKTANDPGEITDEVTPIKIRDSLYLCTPHQKLIALDAASGKEKWRFDPQLKTNPTFQHVTCRGVSYHETPAVAEAQAAGTQPALCARRIILPVNDGHLYALDAETGARCAEFGDNGDVNLQANMPNARAGAYEPTSPPVITDKVIVIAGAVTDNYSTREPSGVIRGFDVNSGKLLWAFDTGAKDPNKVPGVDEHYTPNSPNSWAPAAYDAKLDIVYLPIGVATPDIWGGNRTPEMERYATGLLALNATTGKLAWFYQTVHHDLWDMDVPAQPTLADIDDKNGNKVPVVYVPTKTGDIFVLDRRDGKPVTPAPEMQVPQGPAKGDRLSPTQPYSELSFRPKAHLQGKDMWGATIYDQLICRVMFHSLRYEGPFTPPSEQGTLVFPGNLGMFEWGGISVDTNRQLAIANPMALPFVSKLIPRGPGNPMEPDENDKGGTGTESGVQPQYGVPYGVTLNPFLSPLGFPCKQPSWGYISAVDLKTNDIVWKKRIGTVRDSSPVPLPFKMGMPMLGAPMTTAGNVFFIGATADNYLRAFNVSDGKQLWEARLPAGGQATPMTYEVNGKQYVLIAAGGHGSFGTKLGDYIVAYALPDQK
- a CDS encoding acyltransferase family protein, whose protein sequence is MSTSRGWSTELEGLRGFASLWVLLGHVSLLVHCTIPIISMPSMGVDLFILLSGYLMAKNYIERQQKEPWNSVSTVKKFWIRRFFRIAPLYYLLLIVAMVNGHWYGEMRDTIAQFFPSTATETSRYADQSLGNIVSHLSFTFGFLPGYSFNTVLPDWSIGLEMQFYLLFPFIMLLTLRLGYIPTLLVLMAVCAAGRFALASYYEAFAMPSMILIKLHMFMAGMLLAEAVRKKHPGYLLAALIAPVLSAVISSDLSKLAIVMEAVMIIGMAAILWQYRPGAMMQKAIALPRAILTNRFSTWLGDVSYSVYLLHLLIVVPAIALLLRDYHMDGVSAPLRFGIVCAICIPLTYAIATLLYRFVEKPGILLGKRVLAPRPAASDIAS
- a CDS encoding carboxylate--amine ligase, with the translated sequence MSKILIAGAGGAPSEGVINSLLMGRKDETVIGMGSEPTDLALSKASKKFYIPYANTPEYKDKLIQILNAEKPDLLHFQNDLEIYHASLIREDILATGTKLYMPDHDVIDTCVHKHKSYTAFKDAGIPVPRNIMINDENDLREAFSTLGHGDGKIWLRASSIGGGGKGSIPTADFSLAKAWIDHYKGWGDFVAAEMLESQTITWLSIWHEGNLVVAQSRERSSWTHGNRSISGVTGVTKVGVTCTNDLATEIATNCVKAVDKKPHGIFGVDMAYDRNGVPNPTEINISRFFTTVQFFAEAGLNMPEIFKDIALYGEFPELKTRVNPLPDGLMWLRGMDTPPKLTTSEGIQNEITFL
- the pqqU gene encoding TonB-dependent receptor PqqU, coding for MNNKTSAFILTPLFLLQPFSVSYAQSSATSASEPAGSQGSSLIVIKQRTGLSELDTPAAVSVIDGQDLRNSTAQVNLSESLGSVPGLQIQNRQNYAQDLQLSVRGFGSRSMYGVRGVRIYVDGIPATMPDGQGQTSNIDINSVDKVEVLRGPYSALYGNASGGVVNIDTETGTQPTTLQAGTYYGSYGSVRNSVKATGATGDGSHAGDVNYAISGSRFTTHGYRDHSGTQKSLGNGKFGVRLDDVSTLTLLFNSVSVDANDPGGLSESEWKDNPRQSPRGDQYNTRKSLDQTQVGLRYQRQISENDELTMMAWHGERHTTQYQSIPMSPQLNPGHAGGVIVLERKYQGIDTRWKHQDSIGSVPFSLTGGIDYETMTERRQGFENYNLNNGVVEYGEKGAQRRNEKNQMWNLDPYLQTSWNLTSQWTLDAGVRYSTVNFDSKDYYITNGNGDDSGSARYHKLLPMGSINYAATPAWNLYFSAGRGFETPTINELSYRSDGQTGLNTGLQPATSDTFELGSKNRVGNGLITAALFQTNTDNELIVAESSGGRASYTNAGKTRRRGIELGVDQQFGMDWRMKMAWTLLDATFRNETCGVSCTPSGNRLPGIARNMGYASLEWAPEAGWHAGADIRYMSDIQVNDENSAQAPSYTVASLNSGYRFNWSSWSLDLFGRVDNLFDRQYVGSVIVNEGNGRYFEPAPGRNWGGGATLTYSFE